A single region of the Chrysoperla carnea chromosome 5, inChrCarn1.1, whole genome shotgun sequence genome encodes:
- the LOC123301226 gene encoding putative leucine-rich repeat-containing protein DDB_G0290503 — protein sequence MERWQTVILEWVNCLKIADSIPDVPSIAQSNFFKGILEKLCKDDSIQELDQSMVQDRLYQFIRDSYPDYELEYDGDIATDINELTNICSLLMYYCAINSEDPSLKDPACNLLSEGSQTLYMDFLTSILHSNDVPVITRELVNSAIREACDKKKNLSKRPKSTESIRTPVRHKNSRSLLAPKIVCFTDFIQSPEAKKQKHLEYLTKEMRNIKAELATERDEKLDLHEDIKRLNEKNNKLTKDLERRQSEISQLNAKIVELEQVKIVTPVKTETTNVKLRTNLKEAEQRIEDLQTDLNEKERQNKSLTHKLTNIKKDLQMYKQASEENEIEIRKLIQEREEQALKITELTTEVIELKNILTEYKTSSISKVLSDSFTMSEPENMGVVIELQLKEIQNENDVLKQKYEQLQLENVNLQQEINISKSEIVKYREELNQAQFENSKFKSDIENYNKQAKKFEKEIIDLKQDVIMKNEKIHQLNNEKDQLEKEISNLKVELTLKNQQIEENNHHCNKLKEKLISETMKLEELNCNFNETKTKLETIQNELYLKLKQIETMESHIKSLQNSEDLAKVEYAELQRKNELELKRSQINTMEINLRNETTKIETLSKVKIEELEQTIEKIEKSFKESSTTLEKTQNELKLKCVQIETLENELKNLREETNKIENLSKDRIEKLTQNIQEIEHNFNEISSKLRDKEKDLELKCIQIETMECEIRNLKEDNTSSKEKIDDLLRNVQEKEHAFNEISGKLKATELELELKRKEMETIENTLHEEKNSSKIKIEELQRSIKEIENNFNEKSSKLNSTESELNLKLAQIESLEREIKTLQDEKNEAIENLESKSASFEDELRSQIESFENKLIHTESELNLKLAQIESLQRELKTLQDEKNVAITELRSQIEFLENELKAKVNQFEEIMKEKDQCYKNLERKSVNNLAMVEVLNKQVMKLQPMIDEKDGEIVSLSRQLEESKNMLKQDKLLLRDQEKKLNEYNSICDSKSAFINKLESQLSHLGKNFKESESRLSEKNKTINNLEIIISNYDTEITDLKRQLDENDRHIMNLNVHEEELIREYEKEINQCNATIKTLKSSIVELENLIKQSQSEKDQFSQNNQSMIANFEQLENEKTALNDELRVQKKNLENLQDKFDLMCLDCNSIKEANEKLLKENKNLATQITEMETKNVELNNELCKFKIESGDFLNGKLELMTQLEKVQESLTQQLEVNKQLNTEKLSKINELSDKNYSKAISQLEKEIDLEKNLNKVLIGEKEKLSKTITELEDKINAGLTATNECRIEELLLKQQQLKDELQERENKFLELEKEFNKASGQLSTNAEKITSLKADYEVVVTEKELYRKDLMEMQSQIKNIVEEKSRLKEENKQLEKTVDELKMKHAQFSEFNDLGNENTELQAQISRIHEQNEVLTRQYESVKLELNESQEFTKKIIADNDNLVEKKSEIENKNMELNNELLQTKKELLIVKETCCDLENRYKSFMDENELKIKQLEEQVQFNKLKSDDFKKQYEQSQKDLEMLQESTNTEKKHYEVLINEKEQKIKELTDDLQRYKDRIDLIELEKMKNQDKCTDIENKYIEKLTNQEKLTEKLQRIEIEKNENEKVIDKKDRFIKDLEMITSTLKEEHSKLAEKNVMLIKEIDILKSTLTTIQNENKTLSENLENSQQKTKKLVSEKEKELEDAQKKYKTLENKLLEIENDKMKIVVEKQQVTDELLNVKTSRDQLLTKHTDMSNQLTEYIHKNFELGKQIEKLEQHINYEKDSRSEIQQMLRKQTDISEKSQEYVKLNVELQKKIENLEKLLRIESENAMKNEKAIKDQIKTAEKEQRELQSQIDHLNHENAVLKTEKENLKIEYLSPRPELIKLREAYEQVVKENSLLQYELQSVRKLMAEKESQLNESEKLKDAYEKIFKEGDTLKTELDIMKEKRLRDKEEYKIRMEQSTKLNEEKMRELRIDYDVKLEKMKNRMKQLYAEEIAKSEKKKEAEHEKLCKSYQKKIQEYEDYIKELQTQMWTVGDKFLGEQQSKERINKQLNDAMKRNSQIQSSRHDDNLLSCPSHESLQNVGRESIIFREKTTVPLDALFATQSRDSFNPTKPEKRDSYLSIGNDKSKRPVSFIVSLPSKSGREKKANRVGPIEQEFKEPNNDQPMRGKRLPRNSVPATLGGGQGLHMEDEEVEMFNTNYLSDLQSGRCSVASARPSSPTKGSSKTDKSRLSELQVRNSLCPPHLKSSYPAETQFHSPSKFKEDDLKTGNVHLDDSLNTCLLPDEKPRRKESTFYKKPGPSTPSKRSSFQGSESRDVLREQNKSSEQSNTLNNRKTSTPNRLIKALFSSSNRSQSLRSADTENQPVTTPRTRRYNIFRKQR from the exons atTCGTATCCTGATTATGAATTGGAATACGATGGGGATATTGCCACGGATATCAATGAATTAACAAATATATGCTCATTATTAATGTATTACTGCGCAATTAATAGTGAGGATCCATCATTAAAGGATCCAGCTTGTAACTTATTATCGGAAGGTTCACAAACCTTATATATGGATTTCCTAACTTCAATTCTTCATTCCAATGATGTTCCAGTTATTACACGTGAACTGGTCAACTCTGCCATCAGAGAAGCat gtgataaaaaaaaaaatttatcaaaaagacCAAAAAGTACCGAAAGTATTCGAACACCAGTCAGACATAAAAATAGTAGATCATTATTAGCACCAAAAATAGTATGTTTTACCGATTTTATACAATCACCAGAAGCAAAAAAACAGAAACATCTGGAATATTTAACGAAAGAAATGCGCAATATAAAAGCAGAACTTGCAACTGAACGTGATGAGAAATTGGATTTACATGAAGATATTAAACgactaaatgaaaaaaataataaattga ctaaaGATTTAGAACGAAGACAATCGGAAATATCACAACTAAATGCTAAAATAGTTGAACTCGAACAAGTAAAAATAGTTACACCAGTTAAAACCGAGACAACAAACGTAAAATTACGTACAAACTTAAAAGAAGCCGAACAACGTATTGAAGATCTACAAACTGATCTAAATGAGAAAGAAAGACAAAATAAATCCTTAACACATAAATTAACCAACATTAAAAAGGATTTACAAATGTACAAACAAGCAagtgaagaaaatgaaatagaaattcGTAAATTAATCCAAGAAAGAGAAGAACAAGCTTTAAAAATTACTGAATTAACTACTGAAGTTATtgaactgaaaaatattttaactgaatACAAAACTTCAAGTATTTCAAAAGTGCTAAGTGATTCATTTACTATGTCTGAACCGGAAAACATGGGTGTGGTTATTGAACTACAACtcaaagaaattcaaaatgaaaatgatgtCTTAAAACAGAAATACGAACAATTACAACTCgaaaatgttaatttacaaCAAGAAATCAATATAAGTAAATcagaaattgtaaaatatcGGGAGGAATTGAATCAAGCTCAAttcgaaaattctaaatttaaatctgatattgaaaattataataaacaggCAAAGAAATTCGAAAAAGAAATCATCGATTTGAAACAGGAtgtaattatgaaaaatgaaaaaattcatcaattgaATAATGAAAAAGATCAGCTTGAGAAAGAAATAAGTAATTTGAAAGTTGAATTAACattgaaaaatcaacaaatCGAGGAAAATAATCATCATTGTAATAAATTGAAAGAGAAATTAATTAGCGAAACTATGAAATTAGAAGAACTCAATTGTAATTTCAATGAAACCAAAACGAAATTGGAAACAATACAAAATGAATTATACTTGAaactaaaacaaattgaaaCTATGGAATCACatataaaaagtttacaaaatagtGAAGATTTAGCAAAAGTTGAATATGCTGAATTACaaagaa AAAATGAATTGGAATTGAAACGTAGTCAAATTAATACTATGGAAATTAACTTAAGAAATGagacaacaaaaattgaaactttatcgaaagtaaaaattgaagaatTGGAACAAACTAtagagaaaattgaaaagagTTTCAAAGAATCGAGTACGACATTAGAAAAAACgcaaaatgaattgaaattgaaatgtgTACAAATTGAAACTTtggaaaatgaattgaaaaatttacgggaggaaacaaataaaattgagaATTTATCTAAAGatagaattgaaaaattaacacaaaacaTTCAAGAAATTGAAcacaatttcaatgaaataagTTCTAAATTGAGAGACAAAGAAAAGGACTTAGAATTGAAATGTATTCAAATTGAAACAATGGAATGTGAAATAAGAAATCTAAAAGAAGATAATACTTCATCCAAAGAGAAAATTGATGATTTGCTACGAAATGTTCAAGAAAAGGAGCATGCTTTCAATGAAATAAGTGGCAAATTAAAAGCCACAGAACTTGAATTGGAATTGAAACGTAAAGAAATGGAAACCATAGAAAATACGTtacatgaagaaaaaaattcatctaaaataaaaattgaagaattgCAACGATCCATTAAAGAAatcgaaaacaatttcaatgaaaaaagttCTAAATTAAATAGCACAGAAAGTgagttaaatttgaaattagctCAAATTGAATCTTTGGAAcgtgaaataaaaacattacaagATGAGAAAAATGAAGcgattgaaaatttagaaagtAAAAGTGCATCTTTTGAAGATGAATTACGTTCTCAAATTgaatcttttgaaaataaattaattcacacAGAAAgtgaattaaatttgaaattagctCAAATTGAATCTTTACAACGtgaattaaaaacattacaaGATGAGAAAAATGTAGCAATAACTGAATTACGTtctcaaattgaatttttggaaaatgaatTAAAAGCAAAAGTGAACCAATTCGAAGAAATAATGAAAGAGAAAGACCAATGTTATAAAAACCTCGAACGTAAAAGTGTGAATAATTTAGCTATGGTCgaagttttaaataaacaagttatGAAACTTCAACCAATGATCGATGAAAAAGATGGTGAAATTGTTTCATTATCTCGACAGTTAGAAGAAAGCAAGAACATGTTGAAACAAGATAAATTGTTGCTTCGAGATCAAGAGAAGAAATTGAACGAATATAATTCAATATGTGATTCAAAATCGGCGtttattaataaacttgaaAGTCAATTGTCACATTtagggaaaaattttaaagaatctgAATCTCGATtatccgaaaaaaataaaacaatcaataatttagaaataattatatcaaattatgaCACAGAAATTACCGATTTAAAACGTCAACTCGATGAAAACGATCGTCATATTATGAATTTGAATGTACATGAAGAGGAATTAATTCGTGAGTACGAAAAAGAAATCAATCAATGTAACGCaacaattaaaacattaaaatcgtcGATTGTCGAGcttgaaaatttaatcaaacaGTCACAGTCTGAAAAAGatcaattttcacaaaataatcaGTCAATGATAGCAAACTTCGAACAATTAGAAAATGAGAAAACTGCATTAAATGATGAGCTTCGagtacaaaagaaaaatttggaaaatttacaagataaatttgatttaatgtgTCTCGATTGCAATTCAATAAAAGAagcaaatgaaaaattgttaaaagaaaataaaaatttagcaaCACAAATAACCGAAATGGAAACGAAAAATGTGGAATTGAACAAcgaattatgtaaatttaaaatagaaagtgGTGATTTCCTAAATGGAAAATTAGAATTGATGACTCAATTAGAAAAAGTTCAAGAAAGTTTAACTCAACAACTAGAAGTGAATAAACAGTTGAATACTGAGAAATTGTCAAAGATAAACGAACTTAGtgata aaaattactcTAAAGCAATTTCACAACTAGAAAAAGAAATCGATTTagagaaaaatttgaataaagtattaattggagagaaagaaaaattatcgaaaacaaTTACCGAACTGGAAGATAAAATAAATGCAGGATTAACAGCAACAAATGAATGTAGAATTGAAGAGTTACTCTTGAAACAACAACAATTGAAGGATGAATTGCAGGAACGTGAAAATAAGTTTCTAGAActtgaaaaagaatttaataaagcTTCTGGACAATTATCAACTAATGCAGAAAAAATTACTTCACTTAAAGCTGATTATGAAGTTGTAGTTACCGAAAAAGAACTGTATCGTAAAGATTTAATGGAAATGCaatcacaaattaaaaacattgttgaAGAAAAATCTCgtttaaaagaagaaaataaacaacttgaaAAAACGGTTGAtgaattgaaaatgaaacatgctcaattttcagaatttaacgATTTAGGTAATGAAAATACGGAATTACAAGCTCAAATTTCAAGGATACACGAACAAAATGAAGTGTTAACAAGACAATATGAATCGGTGAAACTTGAATTAAATGAAAGTCAAgagtttactaaaaaaataatcgcCGATAACGATAATTTAGTTGAAAAGAAAtcggaaattgaaaataaaaatatggagCTAAACAATGAATTACTTCAAACTAAAAAAGAGTTATTAATCGTTAAAGAAACTTGTTGTGATCTAGAAAAtcgttataaatcatttatggatgaaaatgaattgaaaataaaacaactagAAGAACAGGTCCAATTTAATAAACTGAAATCggatgattttaaaaaacagtATGAACAATCCCAAAAGGATTTAGAAATGTTACAAGAATCCacaaatactgaaaaaaaacattatgaaGTATTAATCAatgaaaaagaacaaaaaattaaagaattaaccGACGATTTACAACGATACAAAGATCGAATTGATCTAATCgagttagaaaaaatgaaaaatcaagatAAGTGCACggatattgaaaacaaatacatAGAAAAGTTAACAAATCAAGAAAAGCTGACTGAAAAATTACAGCGTATtgaaatcgagaaaaatgaaaatgagaaagttattgataaaaaagacCGATTTATCAAAGATCTAGAAATGATTACAAGTACTTTAAAAGAAGAACATTCAAAATTAGCGGAAAAAAATGTGATGTTAATCAAGgaaattgatatattaaaaagtaCATTAACCAccatacaaaatgaaaataaaacattatctgAGAATCTGGAAAACTCCCAacagaaaactaaaaaacttgtATCTGAAAAGGAAAAAGAGTTAGAAGATGCACAGAAGAAATACAAAACGTTAGAGAATAAGTTATTAGAAATCGAAAacgataaaatgaaaattgtggtGGAAAAACAGCAAGTTACCGATGAATTATTAAACGTGAAAACAAGCCGAGATCAATTGTTAACAAAACACACTGATATGTCGAATCAATTGACggaatatattcataaaaatttcgaattgggtaagcaaattgaaaaattggaaCAACATATTAATTACGAGAAAGATTCACGTTCAGAAATTCAACAAATGCTACGCAAACAAACAGATATCTCAGAAAAATCACAagaatatgtaaaattaaatgttgaattacagaaaaaaattgaaaatttagagaaaCTGTTGCGTATTGAAAGTGAGAAtgcaatgaaaaatgaaaaagccatcaaagatCAAATTAAAACTGCAGAAAAAGAGCAGCGTGAATTGCAATCACAAATTGATCATTTAAATCACGAAAATGCTGTGTTGAaaactgaaaaagaaaatttgaaaatagaatatttaagtCCACGCccagaattaattaaattacgaGAAGCTTACGAACAAGTTGTTAAAGAAAATTCACTATTACAATATGAGTTGCAATCGGTGCGAAAATTAATGGCAGAAAAAGAATCACAGCTAAATGAgagtgaaaaattaaaagatgcatacgaaaaaatttttaaagaaggtgATACGTTAAAAACGGAACTGGATATAATGAAAGAAAAGCGGCTACGTGATAAAGAAGAGTATAAAATCCGTATGGAGCAAAGTACGAAATTAAATGAGGAGAAAATGCGAGAATTGCGTATTGATTATGATGTTAAATTGGAAAAGATGAAAAATCGAATGAAACAATTATATGCCGAAGAAATTGctaaatctgaaaagaaaaaagaagctGAACatgaaaaattgtgtaaatcttaccaaaaaaag ATTCAAGAGTATGAAGATTATATTAAAGAATTACAAACACAAATGTGGACAGTTGGTGATAAATTTTTGGGTGAACAACAGAGTAAAGAACGGATAAATAAGCAGCTAAATGATGCTATGAAAAGGAATAGTCAAATTCAATCGTCACGGCACGATGATAATCTATTAAGTTGTCCATCACATGAATCCTTACAAAATGTCGGAAGGGAATCAATTATCTTCCGTGAGAAAACGACTGTACCATTGGATGCCTTGTTTGCTACACAATCAAGAGATTCGTTTAATCCTACTAAG CCAGAAAAACGTGATTCCTACTTATCGATTGGTAATGACAAATCCAAAAGACCCGTATCATTTATTGTTTCACTACCATCAAAAAGTGGCAGAGAGAAAAAGGCGAATCGTGTTGGACCTATTGAGCAAGAATTTAAAGAACCAAATAACGACCAACCAATGCGTGGCAAGAGATTACCACGTAATAGTGTTCCAGCAACACTTGGTGGTGGACAAGGTTTACACATGGAAGATGAAGAAGTAGAAATGTTTAATACAAACTATTTAAGTGATTTACAATCAGGTCGATGCTCTGTCGCATCCGCGCGTCCATCTTCGCCTACGAAAGGTAGTAGCAAAACAGATAAATCACGTTTATCTGAATTACAAGTACGTAATTCGTTATGTCCACCACATTTGAAATCATCATACCCGGCTGAAACACAATTTCATAGCCCGTCCAAATTTAAGGAAGATGATCTAAAG aCTGGAAACGTACATTTAGATGACAGTTTAAACACATGTCTGTTACCTGATGAAAAACCACGGCGTAAAGAAAGTACCTTTTATAAAAAACCAGGACCGTCCACACCTAGTAAACGCAGTTCTTTTCAA GGAAGTGAATCACGTGACGTATTACGTGAACAAAATAAAAGCAGCGAGCAAagtaatacattaaataatcgTAAAACATCAACTCCAAATCGtttaattaaagcattattCTCATCATCAAATCGTAGTCAATCACTACGTTCTGCCGATACAGAG aaCCAGCCAGTAACGACGCCACGGACTCGGCGTTAcaatatttttcgtaaacagcGTTAA
- the LOC123301227 gene encoding uncharacterized protein LOC123301227, whose translation MRFIPIYAAILFGCIYATTSALPQRNNGFEDRPQYLKFSVQDVKGYNQYKTNRRNYNLASNNQPVNQFPTGFRTSSASQESSEEDDAAPASSQQLRRPAAFENENYPNAIPQQIRQPQQSQQQQYRRPNQPPQQFRKQLEEEKELEEAEIEEPDRLSQLLPNSKFDCGGKNTGYYADEGLQCEVFHYCQEGTKHSWICPEGFTFHQVHLICMPPSGDNICQKSSEYHFVNEYLYKPLNLAEAESKPNITLRYSDRYYPENYNYGPQQESDEEEYQPPRRQPQPVQVQFRRPPQQPQPTNFAPTLRPETHIPVQFRPSGQVFHSPEEVNISLQQRRPLLIAQPKHNYPSQPSGFDFQK comes from the exons ATGCGATTTATTCCAATCTATGCAGCCATTTTATTTGGCTGTATTTATGCGACAACATCAGCCCTTCCACAGCGAAATAATGGATTCGAAGATAGgccacaatatttaaaatttagtgtaCAAGATGTAAAAGgttataatcaatataaaactaATAGACGCAATTATAATTTGGCATCAAACAACCAACCGGTTAATCAATTTCCAACAGGCTTTCGAACGAGTTCAGCATCTCAAGAGTCATCCGAAGAGGATGATGCTGCTCCTGCATCCTCACAACAATTGCGTCGACCTGCtgcttttgaaaatgaaaattatccaaATGCCATACCACAACAAATTCGGCAGCCACAACAAAGCCAACAGCAACAATATAGGCGGCCAAACCAACCTCCACAACAATTTAGAAAACAACTTgag gaAGAGAAAGAATTAGAAGAAGCTGAAATTGAAGAACCAGATCGTTTAAGTCAATTGTTGCCAAATTCTAAATTTGATTGCGGTGGCAAAAATACTGGATACTATGCTGACGAAGGATTACAATGTGAAGTATTCCATTATTGTCAAGAAGGTACAAAACATTCATGGATTTGTCCAGAAGGATTTACTTTCCACCAG GTTCACTTAATTTGTATGCCACCCAGCGGTGACAATATCTGCCAAAAATCATCTGAATATCATTTTGTCaacgaatatttatataaaccatTAAATCTTGCTGAAGCAGAATCCAAACCAAATATTACCCTCCGTTATTCAGATCGATACTATCCAGAAAATTACAATTATGGTCCACAACAAGAATCAGATGAGGAAGAATATCAACCTCCAAGACGTCAACCTCAACCT gtTCAAGTACAATTCCGTCGGCCACCCCAACAACCACAACCTACCAATTTTGCACCAACATTACGTCCAGAAACACACATTCCTGTCCAATTTAGACCATCCGGTCAAGTATTTCATTCACCCGAAGAGGTTAACATTTCATTACAACAAAGACGTCCATTATTAATTGCTCAACCAAAACACAATTATCCTAGTCAACCAAGTGGTTTtgactttcaaaaataa